The nucleotide sequence GTCGCCGGGTCAGTCGGTGACCCGGCCCGCGTGGATGGCCCGTACCGCGTCGATGGTGTCGGCCTCGGCGGCGGTCTTGTCGTCCCGGTAGCGGATCACCCGGGCGAAGCGCAGCGCCATCCCGCCCGGGTAGCGGCTGCTGGTCTGCACCCCGTCGAAGGCGATCTCGACCACCTGCTCCGGCCGGACCCGCACCACCCAGTCGCCCTTCTCCACGGCCAGCCCGAGGAAGCGCTCGGTCTGCCAGCGCAGCAACTCGTCGGTGAGCCCCTTGAACGTCTTGCCGAGCATCACGAACTCGCCGGTGCGCGGGTCGCGGGCGCCCAGGTGCAGGTTGGAGAGCCAGCCCTGCCGCCGGCCGCTGCCCCACTCGACGGCCAGCACCACGAGGTCGAGAGTGTGCCGGGGCTTCACCTTGACCCAGGCCGCGCCGCGCCGGCCGGCGTCGTAGGGCGCGGCGGGATCCTTCACCACCACCCCCTCCTGGCCCGCGTCGACCGCCGCCGCGAAGGCGGCGCCGGCCTGCTCGGCGTCGTCCACCTCCACCCGGCCGACCAGCAGCGTCGGATCGACCACGCGGGCCAGCGCGGCCCACCGCTCCCGGCCGGGCAGGTCGATCAGGTCCACGCCGTCGAGGTGCAGCAGATCGAAGAAGTACGGCGTCAGCACCGTCTCGTTGGCCCGCTCGGCCGCGGCGAGCACGGCGGGCGCCACCGGCGTGCGCCCCGTGGTGCTCGCGGTGGTGCGCCGCGCGGCCCGGCTGGAGGTCTCCTGGAACGGCAGCGGGCGGCCCTCGGCGTCCAGCCCGATCGCCTCGCCGTCGAGCACCAGCTCCCGGGCGGGGAGCGCGCGGACGGCGGCCACCACCTCGGGCAGCCGCCCGGTGATGTCGTCCAGGCTGCGCGTGAAGACCGCGATGTCCTGGCCGGACCGGTGCACCTGGATGCGGATGCCGTCGAGCTTCACGTCGACCACGGCCGGGACGCCGGTGGCGGTGAGCGCCTCGTCGACCGTGGGCGCGCTCTGCGCCAGCATGGGAGCGAGCGGGCGGCCCACCTGGAGGCCGAACCCGGCCAGTGCGGCCGCCCCGCCGGAGAGCGCCGCGACCGCCACGGCCCGCAGGTCGCCGGCGAGCAGCAGGGCCCGCCGGACGGCCGCCACCGGCACGTCGGCGGCCCGGGCCACCGCCTCGGTGAGCAGGCCGGCCTGGGCGCCCTGACGCAGCTCGCCCCGGAACAGGCCGACCAGCAGCCGCTGCTCGTCGGCGGTCGCCGCGGCGAAGAGCCGGCCGACCAGCTCGCGGCGCCGGGCCTGCGAGCCCGCACCGCCGACCGCCGCGATCTCCTCGATCGCCGCGTCGACGCCGCCCACGGTCAGGGTCGGCTCGGCGGCCGGTGGGGGCAGGTCACGCAGGCTCGCCCAGCCCACGCCGGTCTGCCGCTGCCGCAGCTCGCCGGCCAGGTAGCCGGCGCCCGCCGGCACCTCGTCGGGGTCGAGTGACCGCAGCGCGGCGGCCAGCAGCTCCACCTTGGCCCGCCGGCCGCTGGTGGCCCCCACCGCTGCCGACGTGGCCGCCAGCTCAACAAACCGCACGTGCCTCATCCTGCCAGCCACCCCCGACACCGGGGCGCGTCCCGAGCGATCTTGGAGAGTTGGCGCCCCCCAGGTACGTCAACTCTCCAAGATCGCTGAAGCGGCGGGCCGGCTCAGGCCGAGACGGGCTCCTCGATGCGGAGGCCGCGGGCCCGCACCTCGTCGGCGACGCGGGTGAGCAGCGTGTCGAGCGTGACCAGCACGGCGGAGAGCTCGCCGAGCTGTTCCTTGAGCGCGTCCTCGGACCACGCGGAGACATCGACGTCCCCCAGAGCACTGACGGCGGCCTGGAGCCGCGACATCTCGTCGTTCGTACGCATGTTCGAGAGGCTATAACAGCTCACCGCCTGACACACCGCAAACTCCGACATCGGCCCCGAAGTTACGGTTTCGACACCTCAGGCCCGCTGCGCGCCCACCGCGGCGACCTTCGCCAGCAGCAGCGCCTCGGCCGCGCAGACCCGCGCGAACTCGCCCAGGTGCAGGCTCTCGTTCGGCCCGTGCGCCCGGGCGTGCGGGTCCTCCACGCCGGTCACGAGGATCGCCGCGGCGGGGAACATCTCCTGGAAGGTGGCGATGAACGGGATCGATCCGCCCACGCCGATGTCGACCGGGTCGGTGCCGTCCCAGGCCTCCCGGAACGCCGCCCGCGCCGCGTCGAACATCGGCCCGGTGGCGTCGATGACGCAGGGCGCGCCGTCGTGCTCGAAGGTCACCGTCACCTGGGCGCCCCAGGGGGCGTGCTTCTCCAGGTGCGCGATGAGCGCCGCGTACGCCTGCTTCGGGTCGTCGCCCGGCGCCAGCCGTACGCTCAGCTTCGCCTTGGCCGCCGGGACCAGCGCGTTCGGCGCCTCCGCGGTGGCCGGTGCGTCCACACCGAGGATCGCGAGAGCCGGCTTGGTCCACAGCCGGTCGGTGATCCGGCCGGTGCCGAAGAGCTGCGCGCCGTAGATCAGTCCGGCCTCGGCGCGGAACCGGTCCTCCGGGTAGTCGACGACGGCCCCCTCGCGACCGACCAGGCCCTCGACGGCCACGTTGCCGGCGTCGTCGTGCAGCGTGGCGAGCAGCTTCACCAGCGTGGTGAGCGCGTCGGGCACCGCGCCGCCGAACATGCCGCTGTGCACCGCGTGGTCGAGGGTGCGCACCTCCACGAAGCAGTTGACGATGCCGCGCAGCGAGGTGGTCAGCGCGGGCACCCCGATGTCCCAGTTGCCGGAGTCGGCGATGACGATGACGTCCGACGCCAGCTCCTCGCGGTGCGCGATGAGCAGCTGCTCCAGCGAGTCCGAGCCGTACTCCTCCTCGCCCTCGATGAAGAGGACCACGCCGACCGGGAGCCGGTCGCCGAACGCGCGCAGCGCCGCGACGTGCGCCATGATGCCGGCCTTGTCATCGGCGGCGCCGCGGCCGTAGAGGCGGCCGTCCCGCTCCACCGGCTCGAACGGGTCGGACTCCCAGAGCGACAGGTCGCCGACCGGCTGGACGTCGTGGTGGGCGTACAGGAGGACGGTGGGCGCGCCGGGCGGGGCCGGCTTCGTCCCGATCACCGCGGGCTGGCCGCCGGAGCGCACGATCTTCGTGTCGAGGCCGCAGCCGCGCAGCAGCTCCGCCACCGCCTCGGCGGAGCGCTCGACGTGCGAGTGGTCGAAGCCCTCGAAGGCGATGCCCGGAATGCGGACGAGTCGCTCGAGGTCGGCACGGACGCCGGGGAGTTCCCGCTCGACGGCGGCCCGCACCTCGGACTCGGACATGATCGGTGTGGTCATGACCGGAATCGTATGACGGCCTTACCTGCCCGCGCCGTCCGAGCCCGTCCTCCCGGACCGGCGGACGTAGTAGCGCTCGGCGTCGTGCGGCAGGTCAGGGGCGCCGTCGACGACCAGGTCCACCGCGGCCCCGGTGCCGTCGGCGGCGAAGTGCGCCCGCTCCCCGGTATGCCAGCGGCGCAGCTCGGGCAGGATCTCCGCGCCGTCGCGGGCGAGCGCCCGGGACAGCCGCAGGTCGGCCGGCGCGGTGACGAGCACCGACAGGGTCAGCTCCGGCCGGATCACCGCCCGGGCGGCGCTCACCCCCTCCACGATCAGCACCGGCCCGGCGGGCACCGGCACCGGCCGGTCCAGGAAGCGCCGGCGCACCCAGCTGTACCGGCGGTAGGCCCCCAGCCGGCCCGCCCGGACCGGCCCGAGCACCCACTCCTCCAGCCGCGGCCAGAAGGTGAACTGGTCGTCCCAACCGTCGAGCAGGTCGTCGGTGCGGACCACCGGCGGCCGCGCAGCGCCGGGCAGCGCCGCCACAGCGTCCGCGAGCCGCGTCGCGAAGACGCTCTTGCCCGCGCCGCTCGGCCCGTCGACGGCCACCAGTCGGGTACGCCCCAACCGCGCCGGCCCGGCCAGCACCCGCCGAGCCAACCCGGCGTACGCCTCGACCACCGCCACCGTCACCCGACCGACGCTAGCGGTCCCCCGTCCGCTGGAACCTGCCGCACCAGCAGACCGTTCGCCGGGCGGGTACGGGTCGCCGTGGGCATCATCGGGATGTGCTCCATGACGTGATGAGTCCGGGCGTCGACGCCCTCCTCGAACAGGCCCGGGCCGGCCTCCGCCGGCTCACCCCGCACGACGCCGTCGAGGCGGTCCGCACCGGCGCGCTGCTGGTCGACACGCGCACCGAGGCGCAGCGCCGCGAGCAGGGCGAGCTGCCCGGGGCGATCGTCATCGACCGGACCGTGCTGGAGTGGCGGCTGGACCCGGCCAGCGCCTGGCGCATCCCCGAGTCCACCAGCTACGACCGGCAGATCGTGGTGGTGTGCCGGCAGGGCTACAGCTCCAGCCTGGCGGCCGCCAGCCTCCAGGCGCTCGGGCTGCGGCAGGCCACCGACATGATCGGCGGGGTGCAGGGGTGGCGGGAGGCGGGCCTGCCGATATCCGACCGCCCCGCCGACGTCCGCTACTGACCCGACCCGGCGTCGGCGCGCCGGCCCTCTTTCAAGTGGTCGGCGCCCCGGCGCGCTCTGGTGGTCGGCGCGCCGGTCCCCTCAGGTGGTCGGCGCGCCGGTCCCCTCAGGTGGTCGGCACGCCGGTCCCCTCAGGTGGTCGGCACGCCGGTCCCCTCAGATGGTCGGCGCGCCGGGTGGGATGAACGGCAGGTCGGCGGGCGGCCCGGACTCGATGAGCCGCCACAGCGCGTCGGTGTCGAGGTGCTCCTCGACCAGGTCGCCGAGCAGGTCCAGGGTGCGCTCCCGGGCGGCGGCGAACGACGTGTCGGGCGCGACCTTGAACCCGGTCCGGCCGGACAGCGCGGCGACCTCGGTGAGGAACCGGCGCCGGAAGCCGTCGGACTCGAACGCGCCGTGCCAGTGGGTGCCCTGAATCGCGCCCAGCCGAGCGCCCTCGCCCGTGCCGTCGGTGTAGCGGAGCAGCGGCGGCAGGCCGGGGTCGGCGTCGGACACCTGGCCGTGGTGGATCTCGTAGCCGTGCACCGGCACGTCCCCGGCCGCGGTGCCGGCGGCCCGCCGGACCGTCTTGCGCGGGTCGAAGGTGATCTCGACGGGGATCAACCCGAGGCCGGGCACGCTCCCCTGGCGGCTCTCCACGGGGTCGTGGATGGCCCGGGACAGCATCTGGAACCCACCGCAGATGCCGAGCAGCGGCTTGCCCGCGGCGGCGTGCGCCAGGACGGCGTCGGCCAGGCCGGTCTCCCGCAGCCAGGCCAGGTCGGCCACTGTGGACTTGGAGCCGGGCAGTACGACCAGGTCGGCGGCGGCCAGCTCGGCCGGCTCGATGGTCAGCCGGACCCGGACGCCGGGCTCGGTGGCCAGCGCCTCGACGTCGGTGGCGTTGCTGATCCGGGGCAGCCGGACCACCGCCACGTCCAGCCAGTCGGTCCCCCGGGGCGCCGCCGGCCGGCCGAGCACCCGCCCGTACGCCAGCGAGTCCTCCGCGTCCAGCCAGAGGTCGAGCGCCCAGGGCAGCACGCCGAGGGTCGGCCGGCCGGTGACCCGGTGCAGCATGTCCAGCCCCGGCCGGAGCAGCCCGAGGTCGCCCCGGAACTTGTTGATCACGAAGCCGGCGACGAGGGCCTGGTCGGCCGGGTCGAGCAGCGCGACCGTGCCGAACATCGAGGCGAAGACGCCGCCCCGGTCGATGTCACCGACCACGACGGCGGGCAGGCCGGCGTGCCGCGCCAGCCCCATGTTCACGTAGTCGCCGGCCCGCAGGTTGATCTCGGCCGGGCTGCCGGCCCCCTCACAGATCACCACGTCGTACTCGGCCCGCAGCTCGGCCAGCGCCGCGTACGCCGTCTCGGCGAGCCGGGGACGCAGCTCCCGGTAGTTGCCGGCGGTGACCGTGTCGACCGCCTCGCCGAGCAGCACCACCTGGCTGGCGTGGTCGCTGCCCGGCTTCAGCAGCACCGGGTTGAAGCGCAGGTCCGGGGCGAGCCCGCAGGCGGCGGCCTGCATGGCCTGGGCCCGGCCGATCTCGCCGCCGCGCCCGTCCGGCCCGACCACCACGGCCGAGTTGTTGGACATGTTCTGCGCCTTGAACGGGGCGACCCGCACACCCCGGCGGCGCAGCCAGCGGCAGATGCCGGCGGTGAGCACGCTCTTGCCGGCGTCGGAGGTGGTTCCGGCGACCAGCAGCCCGCCGCTCATCGCCCGCTCCCCGCTGCGCGCCCGCTGTCCGCTGCTCGTCTGCTCCCCGCTGCTCGCCCGCTCCCCGCTGCTCGCCCGCTTCCCGGTCGTGTCCCGCCCAGCGCGCGCAGCGCGGCGCGGCCGGTCACGCCGACCAGGCGACCGACCGTCACCGGGTACGCCGCCGCGAGGCCCAGCGCGGCCAGCCCGACCGCGCCGGAGATCCGGGCGGCCCGCTTCAGGTGCCGCGCCTCGGGCCGGGGACCGTCCCCGAGGAACGGCCGGGTCTCCTCGCGGCCGAAGTAGACGTTGCGCCCACCAAGCCGGACGCCGAGCGCCCCGGCCATCGCCGCCTCGCACTGGCCCGCGTTCGGGCTCGGGTGGTCGTTGCGGTCGCGCCGCCAGACCCGCCAGGCGGCCGCGCGGTCCCCGTGCGCGGCCGGCGCCACGGCGACGGTGAGCAGCCCGGTCAGCCGGGCGGGGGCCAGGTTGAGCAGGTCATCGAGGCGGGCCGCCGGGGTGCCGAACCGGGCGTAGCGGGGCGAGCGGTGGCCCACCATGGCGTCGAGCGTGTTCGCCGCCCGGTAGCCGAGCAGGCCGGGCAGCCCGGCGACGGCGCCCCAGACCAGCGGGGCGACCACCGCGTCGGAGGTGTTCTCGGCGACCGACTCGACGGTGGCCCGGGCCAGTTCCGGCTCGTCGAGCGCCGATGGGTCCCGCCCGCAGAGGTGGTTGAGCCGGCCGCGCGCGGCGGGCAGGTCGCCGGCCTGCAACGCCCGGGCCATCAGCCGCGACTCGTGCCGCAGCGTGCGCCCGCCCAGCACGGTCCAGGTGCCGACGGCCACCAGCGCGGCCCGGGCCACCGGGTGACGCCGGGTGGCGAGGCCGGCGGCCACACCGAGCAGCACGGGCGCGCCGACCGCGAGCGCGGTGAACGCCGCGCCCGCCGACCGCTCGGGCCGGTAGATCCGTCGCTCCAGGGCGCCGGCGGCGCGGCCGAAGCCGGCCACCGGGTGCCACCGTTGGGGATCGCCGAGCAGCGAGTCCAGGGCGTAGCCCGCCACCAGTCCCGCCGCGTTCGCCATGGCGGTCGCCTGCCGCACCCGTCACCACCTCCGGCCGGCCAGCCTAGTCGTACGGCGGGGCGGCCACGCCGGCGTCGCCACCCCGCTCCCCCGTTGCACGATCCGGGCTGGTCAGGCGGGCACCGGGGCCCGTCCCCGGCCTCGCCGGGCCCGCCCGGTCCCGGTGACACCCGGCGCCGCACCGGCTGGATCCGGCTCGTCGGTGACCGCCTGACCCTCCTCCTCGCCAGCCAGGTCGTCCGCCTCGGCGGTCGGGTGGTCGGGCCGCTCGTCGAAGGGGTCGGCCAGCTCGTCGAGATCGTCCGCGGTCGGGTCCATCCCGGCGGAGAGCCCGACCCGCGAGGTGGCGGACTCCGGCCCGAACTCGTCGTCGAACGGCCGGTCGTCGAACGACACCGGCGCCTGTGCGACCGGCACCGGCTCGGTGGCCTCGCCGTGCACCCGGTGCTCCGCGTCGGCGTCCTCGACGCTGCTGGTCGTCATGCTGGGCCGGTTGCGCAGGAAGCGGGCCCGGCCCCGGGACAGGTCGTGCCCCACGGCCACCGCCTCCAGCTCGTAGAGGGTGCGGTGGTTGCCGGCGTCGTCGGTCCAGTCGCGCGTGTAGAGGCGGCCCGCCACCACCACCGGGTCGCCCACCGCCACCGACGCGGCCACCCCCTCGGCCAGCCTCCGCCAGCAGTTCACGCGCACCCGGAGGCTGTTGCCGTCGACCCAGCGGCCGCTCTCCCGGTCGAGCCGGCGGGCGGTCGAGGCCACCTTGAAGTTGGCCACCAGAGTGTTGCTCTGGGTGGTCCGGCGCCACTCCGGCGCGGTCAGCACGTTGCCGACGATCGTGACGTACGTATCGAACATCGCCCCTCCCAGGGGAACTCGGCTTGTGGGGCCGAGCCTCGGCCGTCGTACCCCGGCGGGCCAGCCGCCCCGGGCCGGCCTGTGGACGACTGAGGCGGCTGTGGACAACCACCTGATCAAGGTCCCGAGCTGCTAGGACCAGTGACCCTGTTGGCCCTGACCTGCGGAGCAGCATGATCAAGAAGCCGGGTTCCGGACGCGGCCCGAGTGGGTATGGCTTTGATCAACCGAGAGAAAGGGTGCGACGATGCTTCTCCGAGACGTCTGCGAGGCCCGCCGATGAGCGCCGTGGCGAACCCCGCGACCGTGGCCGAGTGCCTGCGGGTCGGCGCCGGGTTCTCCCAGGGCGACCGCAACTGGATCGCGGAGCAGTTCGCGACCCTCGACGCCCGGCTCGCCGGGTTCCACGCCGACGCCACCGAACTGGAGGTGTCGGTCAAGGACCGGAACGCCCGGGGCCAGAAGGTCACCCTGGAGTGCTGGGTGGCGGGCCGCCAGAAGATCGTCACCACCTCCGCGGAGGAGGACCTGCACGCCGCGCTCAACGACGTCCGGGACGACCTGCGCCGCCGGCTCAACGACGCGAAGACCCGGCAGGAGCCCCGCCACAACAAGCACCTGCGCGAGATCGACCAGCCCGAGGGCGTGCCCGCGCAGGCCGCCGAGCGGGCCGACGCCGAGACGGTCTGAGCCCACGCCCGCCCCCGCCCCCACGCGATACCGGCGGACGGGGGCGGGGGCTACCGCCGGGTAGCTTTGCGGCGTACCGTCGCGGTCGTGGAACCCGACGTGCTGGGACCGCCGTACGAGCGGCACACGATCGACCTGGGCACCGACGACGAGGGTCCGGTCGTCGCGACCCTGGTCCGCCGGCGGGCGGAGCGCCCGACCGGCCGGGCCGTGCTCTACGTGCACGGCTTCGTCGACTACTTCTTCCAGACCCACGTCGCCGACTTCTTCGCCGAGCGCGGTTGGGACTTCTACGCGCTCGACCTGCGGAAATACGGCCGCAGCCTGCAACCGCACCAGACCCCGAACTTCTGCCGCGACCTGAGCGACTACTTCCCGGAGCTAGACGCCGCCGCGAAGATCGTCCGCGAGGACGACGGCCACGACACCCTGCTCGCCATGGGCCACTCCACCGGCGGCCTGATCATCTCGCTGTGGGCGCACGCCCGCCGTGAGGCCGGCCTGGTCGACGGGATCGTCCTGAACAGCCCCTTCTTCGACATCAACGCCCCCTGGCTGGTCCGCCGACCCCTCGCGGCCGCCGTCTCCCGGCTGGGCCGCCGGGCGCCGCAGCGCATCCTCCCGTTCGGCCTGGGCACCGTGTACGGCGAGAGCCTGCACGCCGACCACCGCGGCGAGTGGCGTTACGACCTGGCCTGGAAGCCGCTCGCCGGGTTCCCGGTGCGGGCCGGCTGGATCAACGCGATCCGCGCCGGGCAGCGCCAGCTCCGGGCCGGCCTGGACATCCCCGTGCCGGTGCTGCTGGCCTGCTCGACCCGCAGCTACCGGGGCACGAAGTGGCACGAGTCGGCCACCCTTTCCGACGCGGTGCTGGACGTGGAGCACATGGTCCGCTGGGCGCCCCGCCTCGGCCGGCACGTCACCCTGGCCCGGTTCGACGGCGGGCTGCACGACCTGACCCTGTCCGGCCCCGCCGTACGCGAGAAGGTGTTCGCGGAGGTCGGGCGGTGGGCGGAGGGCTTCCTCGGCGCCGGGCCGACCCCTCCCGCGCCGCGGCGGCCGGCCGACGAGCCGGCCGGAGCGACGACCGAGGGCTGAGCCGGTCCGGTCAGTGGTGGTCGGCGGTCGCCGCCGCCAGAGCCGACCGGATGCGGTCGAACGTCGCGACCGGGTGACCGCCGCCGTCGGCCGGCAGCAGGAGGCCCAGGCAGCGCAGCGACAGCTCCCCGCCGGGCGCCTCGACGCCGAACACCGGCGCGCCCACGTACCCGGACGGCAGCTCCGTGGTGACCCGCACCTCGTCGCCGACCCGCGCCACCCGCTCGATGACCGCCTCCAATGGCCGCGCTCCGGCGTCGCCGACGCCGAGCGCCAGCACGAACGCCGAAGCCGGCTCCGCGCCGACCCGGGCGACCGCGTCGGCCGGCGCGGCCACCGCGTCGGTCACCTGCTGGGTACGCCAGCTCCAGCCCTCGTCCTCCGCGTGTCCGTGCAGGCCACCCGTGGGCATGGCGGCCAGGCCGAGCTCCGGCAGCTGCAACCACCGGTCGGCGAAGTCGGGCAGCCCGATCGGCTCCGCGGCCGCCTCCGCCGGCTCGGTGAGGCTCGGCCGCAGCCCGATCTCCCCGTACGGTGCCCGGGTGGTCGCGGCGGCCGTGAGCAGCCACTCGTGCACCACCTCGCCGTCGTCGGTCGCGCCGACCAGCTCGCTGTAGAAGAAGGCGGTGCCGTAGGTCGCGGCCGGCGCACCCCGCCCGTCCGACCCGCTCACCGGCAGGATGGCCCGGCCGAGGAGCTGGCACAGCTCGTACGCGATCTCGTTCTCGGTTTCCTGGTCGAGCAGCACGAGCCGAGGGTACGGTCCGGCCCGGCCCCGGCGGCCCGCGACCCGGATATCCGGGGTGCCTCCGGAGGGCCGGCCGTGGGACGCTGACCAGCGACGTGGCCACGACCACCCGTTCCCCCGGCCAGGCCCGGGTCGGCGGTACCCTCTTGGCGCGACACCGTCGACGCGCGCCCGTAGCTCAGCGGATAGAGCAGGGGACTTCTAATCCCAAGGCCGCAGGTTCGAATCCTGCCGGGCGCACCGCTATTCACCTGCGTCAACTGTAAACCATCGACGCCCGTCCGGGGAAGTCCGTTGCAGTTCCCGTTGCAATTTAGTTCCACAGGGCACCGCCGATGCCCTCCGCCGCAGCCCTCGAAAGCTCCGGCGCGACGTGCGAATACGTACCCAGCGTGAGCCCGATCTGGCTGTGACCGAGCAGCTCCATGACCACACGGGCCGGGACGCCCTGGGCTAGCAGGATGCTCGCGGCGGTGTGGCGGGCATCGTGCAACCTGGCTTCCCGCACGCCGGCATCCCGGCAAAGCTGCTTCCACTGTGCCCAGTCTCGCCGCGGCTCGATCGGCTTGCCGTTCGGCTGCGTGAACACAAGGTCGTGGTCCT is from Micromonospora terminaliae and encodes:
- a CDS encoding uridine kinase family protein, which gives rise to MTVAVVEAYAGLARRVLAGPARLGRTRLVAVDGPSGAGKSVFATRLADAVAALPGAARPPVVRTDDLLDGWDDQFTFWPRLEEWVLGPVRAGRLGAYRRYSWVRRRFLDRPVPVPAGPVLIVEGVSAARAVIRPELTLSVLVTAPADLRLSRALARDGAEILPELRRWHTGERAHFAADGTGAAVDLVVDGAPDLPHDAERYYVRRSGRTGSDGAGR
- a CDS encoding cobyric acid synthase, which codes for MSGGLLVAGTTSDAGKSVLTAGICRWLRRRGVRVAPFKAQNMSNNSAVVVGPDGRGGEIGRAQAMQAAACGLAPDLRFNPVLLKPGSDHASQVVLLGEAVDTVTAGNYRELRPRLAETAYAALAELRAEYDVVICEGAGSPAEINLRAGDYVNMGLARHAGLPAVVVGDIDRGGVFASMFGTVALLDPADQALVAGFVINKFRGDLGLLRPGLDMLHRVTGRPTLGVLPWALDLWLDAEDSLAYGRVLGRPAAPRGTDWLDVAVVRLPRISNATDVEALATEPGVRVRLTIEPAELAAADLVVLPGSKSTVADLAWLRETGLADAVLAHAAAGKPLLGICGGFQMLSRAIHDPVESRQGSVPGLGLIPVEITFDPRKTVRRAAGTAAGDVPVHGYEIHHGQVSDADPGLPPLLRYTDGTGEGARLGAIQGTHWHGAFESDGFRRRFLTEVAALSGRTGFKVAPDTSFAAARERTLDLLGDLVEEHLDTDALWRLIESGPPADLPFIPPGAPTI
- a CDS encoding alpha/beta hydrolase, yielding MEPDVLGPPYERHTIDLGTDDEGPVVATLVRRRAERPTGRAVLYVHGFVDYFFQTHVADFFAERGWDFYALDLRKYGRSLQPHQTPNFCRDLSDYFPELDAAAKIVREDDGHDTLLAMGHSTGGLIISLWAHARREAGLVDGIVLNSPFFDINAPWLVRRPLAAAVSRLGRRAPQRILPFGLGTVYGESLHADHRGEWRYDLAWKPLAGFPVRAGWINAIRAGQRQLRAGLDIPVPVLLACSTRSYRGTKWHESATLSDAVLDVEHMVRWAPRLGRHVTLARFDGGLHDLTLSGPAVREKVFAEVGRWAEGFLGAGPTPPAPRRPADEPAGATTEG
- a CDS encoding dipeptidase — protein: MSESEVRAAVERELPGVRADLERLVRIPGIAFEGFDHSHVERSAEAVAELLRGCGLDTKIVRSGGQPAVIGTKPAPPGAPTVLLYAHHDVQPVGDLSLWESDPFEPVERDGRLYGRGAADDKAGIMAHVAALRAFGDRLPVGVVLFIEGEEEYGSDSLEQLLIAHREELASDVIVIADSGNWDIGVPALTTSLRGIVNCFVEVRTLDHAVHSGMFGGAVPDALTTLVKLLATLHDDAGNVAVEGLVGREGAVVDYPEDRFRAEAGLIYGAQLFGTGRITDRLWTKPALAILGVDAPATAEAPNALVPAAKAKLSVRLAPGDDPKQAYAALIAHLEKHAPWGAQVTVTFEHDGAPCVIDATGPMFDAARAAFREAWDGTDPVDIGVGGSIPFIATFQEMFPAAAILVTGVEDPHARAHGPNESLHLGEFARVCAAEALLLAKVAAVGAQRA
- a CDS encoding rhodanese-like domain-containing protein, translating into MSPGVDALLEQARAGLRRLTPHDAVEAVRTGALLVDTRTEAQRREQGELPGAIVIDRTVLEWRLDPASAWRIPESTSYDRQIVVVCRQGYSSSLAAASLQALGLRQATDMIGGVQGWREAGLPISDRPADVRY
- the ssb gene encoding single-stranded DNA-binding protein; this translates as MFDTYVTIVGNVLTAPEWRRTTQSNTLVANFKVASTARRLDRESGRWVDGNSLRVRVNCWRRLAEGVAASVAVGDPVVVAGRLYTRDWTDDAGNHRTLYELEAVAVGHDLSRGRARFLRNRPSMTTSSVEDADAEHRVHGEATEPVPVAQAPVSFDDRPFDDEFGPESATSRVGLSAGMDPTADDLDELADPFDERPDHPTAEADDLAGEEEGQAVTDEPDPAGAAPGVTGTGRARRGRGRAPVPA
- a CDS encoding HPF/RaiA family ribosome-associated protein → MSAVANPATVAECLRVGAGFSQGDRNWIAEQFATLDARLAGFHADATELEVSVKDRNARGQKVTLECWVAGRQKIVTTSAEEDLHAALNDVRDDLRRRLNDAKTRQEPRHNKHLREIDQPEGVPAQAAERADAETV
- a CDS encoding ATP-dependent DNA ligase, whose protein sequence is MRHVRFVELAATSAAVGATSGRRAKVELLAAALRSLDPDEVPAGAGYLAGELRQRQTGVGWASLRDLPPPAAEPTLTVGGVDAAIEEIAAVGGAGSQARRRELVGRLFAAATADEQRLLVGLFRGELRQGAQAGLLTEAVARAADVPVAAVRRALLLAGDLRAVAVAALSGGAAALAGFGLQVGRPLAPMLAQSAPTVDEALTATGVPAVVDVKLDGIRIQVHRSGQDIAVFTRSLDDITGRLPEVVAAVRALPARELVLDGEAIGLDAEGRPLPFQETSSRAARRTTASTTGRTPVAPAVLAAAERANETVLTPYFFDLLHLDGVDLIDLPGRERWAALARVVDPTLLVGRVEVDDAEQAGAAFAAAVDAGQEGVVVKDPAAPYDAGRRGAAWVKVKPRHTLDLVVLAVEWGSGRRQGWLSNLHLGARDPRTGEFVMLGKTFKGLTDELLRWQTERFLGLAVEKGDWVVRVRPEQVVEIAFDGVQTSSRYPGGMALRFARVIRYRDDKTAAEADTIDAVRAIHAGRVTD
- a CDS encoding cobalamin biosynthesis protein, which translates into the protein MRQATAMANAAGLVAGYALDSLLGDPQRWHPVAGFGRAAGALERRIYRPERSAGAAFTALAVGAPVLLGVAAGLATRRHPVARAALVAVGTWTVLGGRTLRHESRLMARALQAGDLPAARGRLNHLCGRDPSALDEPELARATVESVAENTSDAVVAPLVWGAVAGLPGLLGYRAANTLDAMVGHRSPRYARFGTPAARLDDLLNLAPARLTGLLTVAVAPAAHGDRAAAWRVWRRDRNDHPSPNAGQCEAAMAGALGVRLGGRNVYFGREETRPFLGDGPRPEARHLKRAARISGAVGLAALGLAAAYPVTVGRLVGVTGRAALRALGGTRPGSGRAAGSGRAAGSRRAADSGRAAGSGR